A stretch of Corallococcus macrosporus DNA encodes these proteins:
- a CDS encoding biliverdin-producing heme oxygenase, with protein sequence MTLLQRLKTETRPHHERTEGVVRLMDAHLTPADYQRHLEAFHGLYVPLEALLAGPLSALEPALNLEARWKAPLLEADLRAMGHDTASLARLPRASPLPALPGLAEALGCAYVLEGSTLGGQLILRHLTRHFGPDARVGTFAFFRAYGDQVGPMWRAFGEALTQASERAASESFDAAVVQGARDTFDTFAAWLMREHDVPVRL encoded by the coding sequence TTGACCCTGCTGCAGCGGTTGAAGACGGAGACGCGCCCGCACCACGAGCGCACGGAAGGCGTGGTGCGTCTGATGGACGCGCACCTGACGCCCGCGGACTACCAGCGCCACCTGGAGGCCTTCCACGGCCTCTACGTGCCCCTGGAGGCGCTGCTCGCGGGGCCCCTGTCGGCCCTGGAGCCGGCGCTGAACCTGGAGGCGCGCTGGAAGGCGCCGCTGCTGGAGGCGGACCTGCGCGCCATGGGGCACGACACGGCCTCGCTCGCGCGGCTGCCGCGTGCGTCCCCGCTGCCGGCGCTGCCGGGGCTGGCGGAGGCGCTGGGCTGCGCGTACGTGCTGGAGGGCTCCACGCTGGGCGGCCAGCTCATCCTGCGCCACCTGACGCGCCACTTCGGTCCGGACGCGCGCGTGGGGACCTTCGCCTTCTTCCGGGCCTATGGCGATCAGGTGGGCCCCATGTGGCGCGCCTTCGGTGAAGCCCTCACCCAGGCGTCCGAACGGGCGGCCTCCGAGTCCTTCGACGCGGCCGTCGTGCAGGGCGCCCGCGACACCTTCGACACCTTCGCCGCCTGGCTGATGCGAGAGCACGATGTCCCCGTCCGTCTCTGA
- a CDS encoding DUF420 domain-containing protein, which translates to MSNAASGLTPSSPSTQDRSFFIAIGVVSAGALALLAWLLLIRRGGAGMGVDLRFMPAVNAGLNATAAALLLGGWVAIKRGARRVHQNLMVSAFLASALFLVGYLAYHFVHGDTRYVGDFRGLYLTLLASHVLLSMPVLPLALVAFYFSWRQQFTRHRKVTRWLAPIWLYVSVTGVVVFFMLRGGVPAVP; encoded by the coding sequence ATGTCCAACGCCGCTTCCGGGCTCACCCCGTCGTCCCCGTCCACCCAGGACCGCTCGTTCTTCATCGCGATCGGCGTGGTGTCCGCCGGCGCGCTGGCGCTGCTGGCGTGGCTGCTGCTCATCCGGCGCGGAGGCGCGGGGATGGGGGTGGACCTGCGCTTCATGCCGGCGGTGAACGCGGGGCTCAACGCGACGGCGGCGGCGCTGCTGTTGGGCGGGTGGGTGGCCATCAAGCGCGGGGCGCGGCGGGTGCACCAGAACCTGATGGTGAGCGCGTTCCTCGCGTCCGCGCTGTTCCTGGTGGGCTACCTCGCGTACCACTTCGTGCACGGGGACACGCGCTACGTGGGCGACTTCCGCGGGCTGTACCTGACGCTGCTGGCCAGCCACGTGCTCCTGTCCATGCCGGTGCTGCCGCTGGCGCTGGTGGCCTTCTACTTCTCCTGGCGGCAGCAGTTCACCCGGCACCGCAAGGTGACGCGGTGGCTGGCGCCCATCTGGCTCTACGTGTCGGTGACGGGCGTGGTGGTGTTCTTCATGCTGCGCGGCGGCGTGCCCGCGGTGCCCTGA
- a CDS encoding DUF1501 domain-containing protein, with translation MKKTRQDDLVSSPERRTFLKAGAGFMGSLLLGGIPFKAVAQATNLAPPDRCFVFVYFSGGWDQLLAFDPRDPAVFTADRVSETRIMPGYSLLTDGAFAQTPVVPKERAGAGPSKISFGPAIGDPRTANLSDHYDLMTVVRGINMSTLTHEVGYRYFLTGKMPIGSAARGSSTATEIVGQMKPTVPIPSIAQGVESYNDRYGGYANALRVSGLADLVLTLDPPSAARQLDSEIEKSLIDLNGQPITCEEQALTARGVGTAYESSRGQMQTVMENKLSDSFRFQLTANQSVRDFYGLNNQAYPYNSAAGRAAMVATALKKGISQCVSINLAGGLDTHFGTQQTHATNQRAGFNALNLLVTDLRATPHPGGGNFMDHTTILVFSEFARTPTINATGGRDHHLSNSCLLMGAGIKHNRVVGRSGDIGMSPGMVDLRTGDNDPNGSNIFPEHIIATVLASAKLDYSITRVDPLRFILA, from the coding sequence ATGAAGAAGACACGCCAAGACGACCTCGTCAGCTCCCCCGAGCGCCGCACCTTCCTCAAGGCCGGAGCCGGCTTCATGGGCTCCCTCCTGCTGGGAGGCATCCCCTTCAAGGCCGTGGCCCAGGCGACGAACCTGGCCCCGCCCGACCGCTGCTTCGTGTTCGTGTACTTCAGCGGCGGCTGGGACCAGTTGCTCGCGTTCGACCCGCGCGACCCGGCGGTGTTCACCGCGGACCGCGTCAGCGAAACGCGCATCATGCCGGGCTACAGCCTGCTCACCGACGGCGCGTTCGCGCAGACGCCCGTCGTCCCCAAGGAGCGGGCGGGAGCGGGCCCGTCGAAGATTTCGTTCGGGCCGGCCATTGGCGACCCGCGCACGGCCAACCTGTCGGACCACTACGACCTGATGACGGTGGTGCGCGGCATCAACATGAGCACGCTCACCCACGAGGTGGGCTACCGCTACTTCCTCACGGGGAAGATGCCCATTGGCAGCGCGGCGCGCGGCTCCTCCACCGCGACGGAGATCGTGGGCCAGATGAAGCCCACGGTGCCCATCCCGTCCATCGCCCAGGGCGTGGAGTCCTACAACGACCGCTACGGCGGCTACGCCAACGCGCTGCGCGTCAGCGGCCTGGCGGACCTGGTGCTCACGCTGGATCCGCCCAGCGCGGCGCGCCAGCTGGACAGCGAAATCGAGAAGAGCCTCATCGACCTCAACGGTCAGCCCATCACCTGCGAGGAGCAGGCGCTCACCGCGCGGGGCGTGGGCACGGCGTATGAGAGCAGCCGCGGTCAGATGCAGACGGTGATGGAGAACAAGCTGTCGGACTCGTTCCGCTTCCAGCTGACGGCCAACCAGTCCGTGCGCGACTTCTACGGGCTCAACAACCAGGCCTACCCGTACAACAGCGCCGCGGGCCGCGCCGCCATGGTGGCCACCGCCCTGAAGAAGGGCATCAGCCAGTGCGTGTCCATCAACCTGGCCGGCGGCCTGGACACCCACTTCGGCACGCAGCAGACGCACGCGACCAACCAGCGCGCGGGCTTCAACGCGCTGAACCTGCTGGTGACGGACCTGCGCGCCACCCCGCACCCGGGCGGCGGCAACTTCATGGACCACACCACCATCCTGGTGTTCAGCGAGTTCGCGCGCACGCCCACCATCAACGCCACGGGCGGGCGTGATCACCACCTGTCCAATAGCTGCCTGCTGATGGGCGCGGGCATCAAGCACAACAGGGTGGTGGGCCGCAGCGGTGACATCGGCATGTCCCCGGGCATGGTGGACCTGCGCACCGGCGACAACGACCCCAATGGCTCCAACATCTTCCCCGAGCACATCATCGCGACGGTGCTGGCCTCGGCGAAGCTGGACTACAGCATCACGCGGGTGGACCCGCTGCGGTTCATCCTTGCCTGA
- a CDS encoding hybrid sensor histidine kinase/response regulator produces MSLRVLLVDDGMADRLAVSRALARDPDMKWEVVPVSSAEDALAYLSAHPVDAMLLDYHLPGMNGVSLLQKLSELGLPRVPAVVVLTGSGNERVAVDAMKAGAQDYLVKEAFSPERLRRSLRTAVETVHMTRELEERRLRAERAEAAAREALAVRDELFSLATHDLKGPLQIMTLNAQVLRRQIPAAAMTTSLEARLGHIVRAAHRMGELIDHFLEVTRGQERPLKREPLDLLAMVRGKVRELEANASRHHFVLEVPDGRDFTGDWDSHALERVLENLMGNAVKYSAADSTVTVRLSVEEADSQQFVLLTVTDQGIGIPAADLPFVFERFHRGRNVSRDVSGSGVGLASARRMVELHGGTVAVSSVEGQGSTFTVRLPRGIPLSAGPSQASPGPASTSGGPEYTAS; encoded by the coding sequence ATGAGCCTGCGCGTGCTGCTGGTGGACGACGGCATGGCGGACCGCCTCGCGGTCAGCCGCGCGTTGGCGCGTGACCCTGACATGAAGTGGGAGGTGGTGCCGGTGTCCTCCGCGGAGGATGCGCTGGCGTACCTGTCCGCCCACCCCGTGGACGCGATGCTGCTGGACTACCACCTGCCCGGCATGAACGGCGTCTCCCTGCTCCAGAAGCTGTCGGAGCTGGGGCTGCCGAGGGTGCCCGCCGTGGTGGTGCTCACCGGCAGCGGCAACGAGCGCGTGGCGGTGGACGCCATGAAGGCCGGCGCCCAGGACTACCTGGTGAAGGAGGCCTTCAGCCCGGAGCGCCTGCGCCGCAGCCTGCGCACCGCGGTGGAGACGGTGCACATGACGCGCGAGCTGGAGGAGCGCCGCCTGCGCGCCGAGCGTGCCGAGGCCGCCGCCCGCGAGGCCCTGGCCGTGCGCGACGAGCTCTTCTCGCTGGCGACGCACGACCTGAAGGGCCCGCTTCAAATCATGACGCTCAACGCCCAGGTGCTGCGCCGCCAGATTCCCGCCGCCGCGATGACGACCTCGCTGGAGGCGCGCCTGGGCCACATCGTGCGCGCGGCGCACCGCATGGGCGAGCTCATCGACCACTTCCTGGAGGTGACGCGCGGCCAGGAGCGCCCGCTCAAGCGCGAGCCCCTGGACCTCCTGGCCATGGTGCGCGGCAAGGTGCGCGAGCTGGAGGCCAATGCGTCGCGCCACCACTTCGTCCTGGAGGTCCCGGACGGGCGCGACTTCACCGGCGACTGGGACTCCCACGCCCTGGAGCGCGTGCTGGAGAACCTGATGGGCAACGCGGTGAAGTACAGCGCCGCGGACTCCACCGTCACCGTGCGCCTGTCGGTGGAGGAGGCGGACTCGCAGCAGTTCGTGCTGCTGACCGTGACGGACCAGGGCATCGGCATCCCGGCGGCGGACCTGCCCTTCGTCTTCGAGCGCTTCCACCGCGGCCGCAACGTGTCCCGGGACGTGTCCGGCAGCGGCGTGGGCCTGGCCAGCGCGCGCCGCATGGTGGAGCTGCACGGCGGCACGGTCGCCGTGAGCAGCGTGGAGGGGCAGGGCTCCACCTTCACCGTGCGCCTGCCCCGGGGCATCCCGCTCTCCGCGGGCCCTTCACAGGCTTCACCCGGGCCGGCCTCCACCAGCGGCGGCCCCGAGTACACCGCGTCCTAG
- a CDS encoding ATP-binding protein, producing the protein MSPSVSDADLSVCDREPIHLLGGIQPRGVLVAFHQDTEAVAVVSANAAALLGAGPDALLGQPLSRVLPHGLLARVEAGAGPGPVTVEVSGQRCSALLHDSDGLRVLELEPLTDEDAGTSTEETALGAVQRLVSPLARAKGTVALLQHAAEAVREVIGYDRVMVYRFHADFHGEVVAESVREGVDSFLGLHFPASDIPVQARALYTRHPVRLIADVDAKVVGLVPPLLPGTQRPLDLSGAALRSVSEIHLEYLRNMGVGASFSVSLLKDGQLWGLMACHHLTPRKVSAARRQACEVLARLLSLQLAAEERGLEAAAQARRASLLNVLVLPNLGERSPARALEAQAPLLMELTGAHGVALVLGASAGPDASPLLLGSTPSADEVRALVAWLAERELPDDVLHVDRLGDVYPPLASRADVAAGLLAVRLDPAVPHFALWFRPEVARTVAWAGNPNKPVRPEPGHERLRPRASFDVWREETRGASQPWSLQDLEAARALKGALVGVVLRHAEELAQLSRELARSNAELDAFGGTVAHDLKEPLRGILQYSSFLQEDFGPTLGEEGRAQLESLMWLAKRTHGLLDDLFEYSRLGRLELSWEATDQQALVEDVLTTLGARLQEGRVEVRLPRRLPTVECDAVRIRQVWANLISNAAKYQTAEPRWVEVGFVGPGETRPQAARHISAPYLFFVRDPGIGIAPQFHEAIFELFRRLHPAQAYGGGTGAGLAIARRLVSLHGGALWVDSAQGKGSTFYFTLGEGPRS; encoded by the coding sequence ATGTCCCCGTCCGTCTCTGATGCCGACCTCAGCGTCTGTGACCGTGAGCCCATCCACCTGCTGGGCGGCATCCAACCCCGGGGCGTGCTCGTCGCCTTCCACCAGGACACGGAGGCCGTCGCGGTCGTGAGCGCCAACGCGGCCGCGCTGCTCGGCGCGGGGCCGGACGCGCTGCTGGGCCAGCCCCTCTCCCGCGTGCTGCCGCACGGGCTGCTCGCGCGCGTGGAGGCCGGCGCGGGCCCGGGACCTGTCACCGTGGAGGTGTCCGGGCAGCGCTGCTCCGCGCTCCTGCACGACAGCGACGGCCTGCGCGTGCTGGAGCTGGAGCCGCTGACGGACGAGGACGCGGGCACGAGCACGGAGGAGACCGCGCTGGGCGCGGTGCAGCGGCTGGTGTCACCGCTGGCGCGCGCGAAGGGGACGGTCGCGCTGCTCCAGCACGCCGCGGAAGCGGTGCGGGAGGTCATCGGCTACGACCGGGTGATGGTCTACCGCTTCCACGCGGACTTCCACGGCGAGGTCGTGGCGGAGAGCGTGCGCGAGGGCGTGGACTCCTTCCTGGGCCTGCACTTCCCGGCGAGCGACATCCCCGTGCAGGCGCGCGCCCTCTACACGCGCCACCCGGTGCGCCTCATCGCGGACGTGGACGCGAAGGTCGTGGGGCTGGTGCCCCCGCTCCTGCCCGGCACCCAGCGCCCGCTGGATTTGTCCGGCGCGGCGCTGCGCAGCGTCTCCGAGATCCACCTGGAGTACCTGCGCAACATGGGCGTGGGCGCGTCCTTCAGCGTGTCGCTGCTGAAGGACGGACAGCTCTGGGGGCTGATGGCCTGCCACCACCTGACGCCCCGGAAGGTGTCCGCCGCGCGGCGGCAGGCGTGCGAGGTGCTGGCGCGGCTGCTGTCGCTCCAGCTCGCCGCGGAGGAGCGCGGACTGGAAGCCGCCGCCCAGGCGCGCCGCGCGTCGCTGCTCAACGTGCTGGTCCTGCCGAACCTGGGCGAGCGCAGCCCCGCGCGGGCGCTGGAGGCCCAGGCGCCGCTCTTGATGGAGCTCACGGGCGCCCATGGCGTGGCGCTGGTGCTGGGCGCGAGCGCGGGGCCGGATGCATCGCCGTTGCTGCTTGGCAGCACGCCGTCCGCGGACGAGGTGCGCGCGCTGGTGGCGTGGCTGGCGGAGCGGGAGCTGCCGGACGACGTGCTCCACGTGGACCGGCTGGGGGACGTGTACCCGCCGCTGGCCTCGCGCGCGGACGTGGCCGCGGGCCTGCTGGCGGTGCGCCTGGATCCGGCGGTGCCGCACTTCGCGCTGTGGTTCCGCCCGGAGGTGGCGCGCACCGTGGCGTGGGCCGGCAACCCGAACAAGCCCGTGCGCCCGGAGCCCGGCCATGAGCGGCTGCGCCCTCGCGCGTCCTTCGACGTGTGGCGCGAGGAGACGCGGGGCGCTTCCCAACCATGGTCCTTGCAGGACCTGGAGGCGGCGCGCGCCCTCAAGGGGGCGCTCGTGGGCGTGGTGCTGCGGCACGCGGAGGAGCTGGCCCAGCTGTCGCGGGAGCTGGCCCGCTCCAACGCGGAGCTGGACGCGTTCGGCGGCACCGTGGCGCACGACCTCAAGGAGCCCCTGCGCGGCATCCTCCAGTACAGCTCCTTCCTCCAGGAGGACTTCGGCCCCACGCTGGGCGAGGAGGGCCGCGCGCAGCTGGAGTCCCTCATGTGGCTGGCGAAGCGCACGCACGGCCTGCTCGACGACCTCTTCGAGTACAGCAGGCTGGGCCGGCTGGAGCTGTCGTGGGAGGCGACGGATCAGCAGGCCCTGGTGGAGGACGTGCTGACGACACTGGGGGCGCGGCTGCAGGAGGGCAGGGTGGAGGTCCGCCTGCCTCGCCGCCTGCCCACGGTGGAGTGTGACGCCGTCCGCATCCGCCAGGTGTGGGCCAACCTCATCAGCAACGCGGCCAAGTACCAGACAGCCGAGCCGCGCTGGGTGGAGGTGGGCTTCGTGGGGCCGGGAGAAACGCGGCCGCAGGCGGCGCGTCACATCTCCGCGCCCTACCTTTTCTTCGTGAGAGACCCCGGCATCGGCATCGCACCGCAGTTCCACGAAGCCATCTTCGAGCTGTTCCGCCGCCTGCACCCGGCGCAGGCTTACGGCGGCGGCACGGGGGCGGGGCTCGCCATCGCGCGCCGGCTGGTGTCGCTGCATGGCGGTGCGCTCTGGGTGGACTCCGCGCAGGGCAAGGGCTCCACGTTCTACTTCACGCTGGGGGAAGGACCGCGTTCATGA
- a CDS encoding DUF1585 domain-containing protein, whose amino-acid sequence MFSVRCLAPLASAALLLALPAAAEEAVCAPVAKVPLERHLRQLSLDLLGRPPTMEEYKAFQAKGSVTAEDVRKMMGDESFYERMRNFHRALLRSNISGSVQGNGDYRVSGTPLSFASNNSNALRGGQGQRCDGEIAQDSCKANPQDPHQDNSTAPACRDAQGVPLPVSYDYDTNFYQCRQLDVNATEPELKFADCNALKANATYGKYVNFCDNRYNATAGKSVGYLCLPDPNKNTTNVLVPSPATGVITAWVQPAGGTGTLTLERCGFDISTARQGVWSPRRGCVQREGYVTTTVQPYWSTTTEPVKVCAIEAQNRPTNPYTGESCETGRFNGDRSCGCGDKMRRCEISDVHTARVAAFNEEPLYITDAVVRNDEPYFNILTSRRSFVNGPLSEFYRQRQGVGVFSVKAPADNAVLPAVTYASTTQWSEYTRDSTHSGVLTTPAFLYRFPTQRARVNEFYEAFLCKHFAPAADANLPPPDDACNRENNLAKRCGCNYCHATIEPTGAHWGRYAERSALFLSPDQFPRLDVKCRDCALNGDTGCGGECSQYVMQAFDGDGANSLGLLKTYLYRTADEEKNIEGGPQALVKRMMETGDLERCTVKRIWNEFLGRAMTAEEQRMYLQTLSQDFAKNNHSLKGLIEQVVMSDAYRRID is encoded by the coding sequence GTGTTCAGCGTGCGTTGCCTTGCCCCCCTGGCGAGCGCCGCCCTCCTGCTCGCCCTGCCCGCAGCCGCTGAAGAAGCGGTGTGCGCGCCCGTGGCGAAGGTTCCCTTGGAGCGGCACCTGCGTCAGCTTTCTCTCGATTTGCTGGGACGTCCTCCGACGATGGAGGAGTACAAGGCGTTCCAGGCGAAGGGCTCCGTCACCGCGGAGGATGTCCGCAAGATGATGGGCGACGAGTCCTTCTACGAGCGGATGCGCAACTTCCACCGCGCCCTCCTGCGCTCCAACATCAGCGGCAGCGTGCAGGGCAACGGCGACTACCGCGTGTCCGGCACGCCGCTCTCCTTCGCCAGCAACAACTCCAACGCGCTGCGCGGTGGCCAGGGCCAGCGCTGTGACGGGGAGATTGCCCAGGACAGCTGCAAGGCGAACCCGCAGGACCCGCATCAGGACAACTCCACGGCCCCCGCCTGCCGCGACGCGCAGGGCGTGCCGCTGCCGGTCAGCTACGACTACGACACGAACTTCTACCAGTGCCGCCAGCTGGACGTGAACGCGACGGAGCCGGAGCTGAAGTTCGCGGACTGCAACGCGCTGAAGGCGAACGCGACGTACGGCAAGTACGTGAACTTCTGCGACAACCGCTACAACGCCACCGCGGGCAAGTCCGTGGGCTACCTCTGCCTGCCGGACCCGAACAAGAACACCACCAACGTGCTGGTGCCCTCTCCGGCCACGGGCGTCATCACCGCCTGGGTGCAGCCGGCGGGCGGGACGGGCACGCTGACGCTGGAGCGCTGCGGGTTCGACATCTCCACGGCCCGCCAGGGCGTCTGGTCCCCCCGGCGCGGCTGCGTGCAGCGCGAGGGCTACGTCACCACCACCGTGCAGCCGTACTGGTCCACCACCACGGAGCCGGTGAAGGTGTGCGCCATCGAGGCGCAGAACCGCCCGACGAACCCGTACACCGGCGAGTCCTGTGAGACGGGGCGCTTCAACGGCGACCGCAGCTGCGGCTGCGGCGACAAGATGCGCCGCTGCGAAATCTCCGACGTGCACACCGCGCGCGTCGCCGCCTTCAACGAGGAGCCGCTCTACATCACGGACGCCGTGGTGCGGAACGACGAGCCCTACTTCAACATCCTCACCTCGCGCCGCTCCTTCGTGAACGGCCCGCTGTCGGAGTTCTACCGCCAGCGCCAGGGCGTGGGCGTCTTCAGCGTGAAGGCCCCCGCGGACAACGCGGTGCTGCCCGCCGTCACGTACGCCAGCACCACCCAGTGGAGCGAGTACACGCGCGACAGCACCCACTCCGGCGTGCTCACCACGCCCGCGTTCCTCTACCGCTTCCCCACCCAGCGCGCCCGCGTGAACGAGTTCTACGAGGCGTTCCTCTGCAAGCACTTCGCCCCGGCCGCGGACGCCAACCTGCCGCCCCCGGACGACGCCTGCAACCGCGAGAACAACCTGGCCAAGCGCTGCGGCTGCAACTACTGCCACGCCACCATCGAGCCCACGGGCGCGCACTGGGGCCGCTACGCGGAGCGCTCCGCGCTGTTCCTGTCCCCGGACCAGTTCCCCCGCCTGGACGTGAAGTGCCGCGACTGCGCGCTCAACGGTGACACCGGCTGCGGCGGCGAGTGCAGCCAGTACGTGATGCAGGCCTTCGACGGCGACGGCGCCAACTCGCTGGGCCTCCTGAAGACCTACCTCTACCGCACCGCGGACGAGGAGAAGAACATCGAGGGCGGTCCGCAGGCGCTGGTGAAGCGCATGATGGAGACGGGCGACCTGGAGCGCTGCACCGTCAAGCGCATCTGGAACGAGTTCCTGGGCCGCGCCATGACGGCCGAGGAGCAGCGCATGTACCTCCAGACGCTGTCGCAGGACTTCGCCAAGAACAACCACAGCCTCAAGGGCCTCATCGAGCAGGTGGTGATGTCCGACGCGTACCGGAGGATCGACTGA
- a CDS encoding response regulator, which translates to MKPLLLVEDSDPDAEALMRIAKRLPLPVPVVRVRDGENALDYLYQRGEHVAAERPVLILLDMHMPGISGRDVLAQLKADPDLRSIPVIIFSSSLDMGDVNGAYASGANSYLFKPEVGPQLQATAEALHAFWFKAARLPEAQESEA; encoded by the coding sequence ATGAAGCCGCTCTTGCTGGTGGAGGACAGTGATCCGGACGCCGAGGCGCTGATGCGCATCGCGAAGCGTCTGCCGCTGCCCGTGCCGGTGGTGCGCGTGCGCGACGGCGAGAACGCCCTGGACTACCTCTACCAGCGTGGCGAGCACGTGGCCGCGGAGCGCCCGGTGCTCATCCTGCTGGACATGCACATGCCCGGCATCAGCGGTCGCGACGTGCTCGCGCAGCTGAAGGCGGACCCCGACCTGCGCTCCATCCCCGTCATCATCTTCTCCTCCTCCCTGGATATGGGGGACGTGAACGGCGCCTACGCGAGCGGCGCCAACAGCTACCTCTTCAAGCCGGAGGTCGGCCCCCAGCTCCAGGCCACCGCGGAAGCCCTGCACGCCTTCTGGTTCAAGGCCGCGCGCCTGCCCGAGGCCCAGGAGTCGGAGGCATGA